Below is a genomic region from Butyrivibrio sp. AE3004.
AGCCTGTATGCTTCAATAAAATGAATAGCTGAGCAGAAAAGCCATATGCCTGCCAGCATTGCTTTGCCCGTTATGAGATAAATGATTCCGCTCATTCCGAAAACTATTCCCATAATTACTTCTGATCTTGATGTCAATTTCATAATCTTTAATCTCCTTTTTCTTCAAGTCAAACTGTATCAGTAGAAAGAGATTATCCTGCTTTGTAGAACAGCCCTGCATATCCAAAAGGATATCCGGATACTCATCTTTTATATTGCTTAATCCTTATGCTTCCTTAGTCAAAAGTCCAATTATCATAGCAACAACAAGTATCGGGAATGCTATGTAAAGCAGTCCTCCAAATACCATTGCTATTAAAATGAACGGAAGGAACACAAGGAAAAATGCTACCTTGATCATACTCCAGGAAAACTTAAAAGCAAATCCTATGAGTTTTCCGATAAAACCTAATAAGCAAATCATAAAAAGTATTGTCAGTAACATGATCATCACCATCCTTCTATATGTACCAACGACTTTTTTCTGTCTATGCTCATATTTTATTCAAAAACATACATGCGTTACATATCAAGTAGAGCAAAAAATATATCTATATTCTCCATTCTTCGTGACTTAAAAGAAAAGCAGACCACCAAAGCTGATGGCCTGCCATACTATAGCATTCTATTTAGTTTTATTTATTCGCTCAGCAGCTTATCCAGTAGATCTGATAGTGTTTTCTTTTCATCATCTGTAAGCTTGGAAAAGGCATCTTCAAACATTGCTGCCCTTTCATCAGCTACTTCTGTGGCTCTTGCCTGCCCCTTTTCCGTAAGAAAGAGAAGAGTTGCCCTCTTATCGGATTCATCTATCCTTCTCTCAATGTAACCGTCATCTTCCAGCTTATTTATAAGCTCCGATGTTGAAGACTGCCCTATTTTAAGTTTCTCCGAAAGGTCTTTCTGTCTGATACCTTCAGAGCTCTCAGCCATTACAACCAAAAGACGTTCTCTTGAAAGTGGTGGTCTGTGTCCATGAGGGCCGCATTCTCCAAAAGGAGGCTCTGGATGCCCGAATTCGTGAGGTCCCAGTCCTCCAAAATGAGGCTCCGGAGGGCGATGTCCGTGATCACCAAATGGCGGTTCCGGAGGTCTGTGTCCATGCGATTTTCTTGTAAATATCATCATCTTTTTCATGAGTTCCATATTTATATTGCTTTCCATAATATGTGCTCCTCCTATAAAAAAATGAAACATATTTATATTACAACGGTACCGATACATCTAATATACATCCACATGCACCCTATGTCAATATGCATCGGTGCCGATATATTTAAAAAAATTATAAAGAAATCCCCTGACTTCACAAAGAGAACATGGGATTAAGTGTCTTTAACTCAAGTATATAATTATTCCTCAGTCAGATCTGCCTTTTTCTTCATTCATACGCTTGACGTTCGAAACTATTGTAATTATGATAATGCCCAAAAACAAACAAAATCCAACTGACTTTTCAACATCTCCTTTTAAAAGTTGGTCTACTGAGACATCAAATATTTCACTTAGTAGCTATACTCTCTGAATATCAGGATAGTTCTTATCATTTTCCCAATTTGAAATTGTCTGTCTTAAAACATAAAGCTTTTCAGCTAATACATCTTGGTTGAGGTTTTACACTCTCCTCAATATGCTCTTCATCCCCCAAACACTCTATATTTTTCTCCACTATATCCCTTGAAAAAACCGCACCGTAAAAAGCCTTGTACATCTCCCACAACTTTTCTTTGGATCTGATACTGTTATTCTCAAGCACAAGTATGATAAATGGAACTCCAAAACACCTCACCCGAAGCCCGTAATCAATGCATCCGTTCCTTTCATAAAACCCGATGCGCCTTGCCTGAAGCTCTTTAAGATCACGTTCTTTAGTATAAGCAGGATCTTCTACCTCTAGGATAATTAGCCCGGCTCCAGACATATATTCACGAAGCAGTCTAATGATTTCACTGCCAAGACCTTTATTCCTATACTTAGGATAAACAGCAAGGTAATCTACAAGAAAGTTCATTCCCTGCTTCACAAGAAATGCATATCCTATTATCTCAGACTCTATAAAAAGTCCCAGACACTCATATATTCCATCATCAACCGCTTTGAGGATGACCGAAAGCTTTTTAAGCTCATCCTTGATAAAATCGTGAACCATCCGTTCCTGATATATAGTTGTTATCTCAGCGCTTCGAAGCTGCTTTATCTTCATCTGATTGTATCCTCTCCTTCAAGCAGAAAATAAATGCTTCCCATACCGGTTCCTCTTATTCTGAAGCCTCACAAAGAGCCTTAAGGGCTAATTTCAAAGGATGATCCTCACTAAGCGTTTTTCCGAAATCCTCCTCCGCCTTGTCTATGATCTTGCACTTCTCATTTACCATATCCTTTATAAGCGATTCAAGAGCTTTATCAGGACTTTCAGAATTATTGATTCCTGTATAAAGGATCTGCATAACAAAGCCCAGGGTTGATGATGTGTAATATTGCCCTGTAAACTGATTGGCGTTCTCTATACAGGTAGGTTCAAAGATTGGTGTGTTTATTGAATTTGTAAGGAATACCACAACCATATTGTTTTCAAAATCTATCATGCTGAGAGTGCCTGTCCAGCCCTGATGTCCTATGGTACTCTCCGGAGACTGTGTTCCGAAATACCATACTCTCTTATCATCAGCCTCTCTCCACCAGCCAATTCCATAATTTGGCTGACCTCCAACCTGAGGAGCTATGGACAAGTCTCTTGTATTTTTCGTAAAATATGCGTTATTGCCATATCCGCCACTAATCATGACAGATGCAAGCTTTGCAAGATCTGTAGCATTAGCAAAAAGACCGGCGTGCCCTGATATACCTTCCATGGTGTAATAGCATTCTTCATCATGAACTTCCCCCTGAATAGTTTTTGGTCCTGACACCGGGGAAGTCTACGATTCCGTCCCTGGTATTTCCGCGCAATTCAGTTGCTGCGCAGTCGTCTTTCGTAAAACCGTTATCAAGCGGATTGTAGGTTATATGGTCGAGTCCCATAGGATTCCAGAAAGTCTCTTTAAGAAATGTGTTTAAATCTTTGCCTGTTACCTTCTCTACCATCAGTCCAAGGAGCATATAATCTATATCGGAATATCTTGTCGCCGTGCGAGGCTCATTCATAAGCGGTGTGCGGCATATTCCCTCACTGTAGACCTTTTCCTTGTTCGCATTTTTCACATATAGCTCATTGTCCACATCAAAAGTAAGCTTCTGATTTATGGTGTCGTATTTATCGTTATGATAATGTCCGCTATCGGGGAAACCTGCCTGATGCATCAGAAGATCCTTTACAGTAATGCTTCTCTTCCACTCTTTTATGGTATCAAGCCCCGGATAATTACCTTCAAAGCTTGCAAAATCAACCTCAAGAGTTTCATCAGCAAATTCATCACCCAAAATATCTACAACCTTTGTATCCAGCGTAATTTCGTCCTTATCAATAAGATATTGAATAGCATATGCTATCGAATACATCTTGGTATTTGATGCAAGGTCATACAATGTCTCATTTGTTACAGCGGTGCCTTTTCTTAGCCTATTCCCATTTTGATCATAGGAATTCTCTAAGCCCCATGCGTTCTGATAAACCAATCTCCCGTCTTTGATAATTGCAAGTTGAGCACTGGTAAAGCCGTTGTCTATATCAGACTGAATAATTCTGTCTATTAGCTCGAGCGGTTTTTTATCAATACCCACATCATATAATGCACCTTCTATAACAATCGGGTATGGGATTTTAACTGCTATTTTATCTTCTGGATCTTTGGAGCTGACATTACTTATCTGAATGGTATTAGTTCCATTAAGTGATAGCCCCGTAATATCGAGTTCATAGATGCCCGGAGTAATCCCTTCAGTATTGATAACGTGATTATTAATAAAAAGATCGAAAGACTCAATTCCCTCGTCAACCTCAAAATACAAACTGCCTGACCGGAAAATCCTGTGAAACTATACATACTGTTCATGGCCAATGTGTTATCAACATACCCGGCCTGATCCGGAAAAGACTTTTCAGCCTGCCACTCTCCTTCAGGAATACTCTCTATTCCCGCAAGTTTAAACTTTTCGCCTGTTACAGCTGATAAAGCAACAGGTGTTTCTTCTATGTTTTCAGTAGACTTTTCGTCCTGCCGATTCATAGTATATGCTATTATACCAATCACTGCTAAAAGAGATATTGACGCAACTGTAACCCTTACATTTAGCTTTGATAATATAAACTTTGACATGCTTTGCTATCCCCCTATTTTTGGCTCTTTTTCTGAGATGCTATTATATTTTTATATTAGCAAAACATGTCCAACAAATGTCCTATAAATCATGTTGTTTCTTTTTCTACAACAGTTGTATGAATTCCTCACCATTTGCATTAGTTGTACTACAACCGCATAAAATAGTTGTCATGATCACAGAATATAAAAATCGCCACTCCAATGATCTCAGATCATTAAAGTGACGATTCTTTATTCTTCCGTATATTATAATTATTT
It encodes:
- a CDS encoding MarR family winged helix-turn-helix transcriptional regulator; translation: MESNINMELMKKMMIFTRKSHGHRPPEPPFGDHGHRPPEPHFGGLGPHEFGHPEPPFGECGPHGHRPPLSRERLLVVMAESSEGIRQKDLSEKLKIGQSSTSELINKLEDDGYIERRIDESDKRATLLFLTEKGQARATEVADERAAMFEDAFSKLTDDEKKTLSDLLDKLLSE
- a CDS encoding GNAT family N-acetyltransferase; translation: MKIKQLRSAEITTIYQERMVHDFIKDELKKLSVILKAVDDGIYECLGLFIESEIIGYAFLVKQGMNFLVDYLAVYPKYRNKGLGSEIIRLLREYMSGAGLIILEVEDPAYTKERDLKELQARRIGFYERNGCIDYGLRVRCFGVPFIILVLENNSIRSKEKLWEMYKAFYGAVFSRDIVEKNIECLGDEEHIEESVKPQPRCIS
- a CDS encoding serine hydrolase; protein product: MSGPKTIQGEVHDEECYYTMEGISGHAGLFANATDLAKLASVMISGGYGNNAYFTKNTRDLSIAPQVGGQPNYGIGWWREADDKRVWYFGTQSPESTIGHQGWTGTLSMIDFENNMVVVFLTNSINTPIFEPTCIENANQFTGQYYTSSTLGFVMQILYTGINNSESPDKALESLIKDMVNEKCKIIDKAEEDFGKTLSEDHPLKLALKALCEASE
- a CDS encoding serine hydrolase; protein product: MGIDKKPLELIDRIIQSDIDNGFTSAQLAIIKDGRLVYQNAWGLENSYDQNGNRLRKGTAVTNETLYDLASNTKMYSIAYAIQYLIDKDEITLDTKVVDILGDEFADETLEVDFASFEGNYPGLDTIKEWKRSITVKDLLMHQAGFPDSGHYHNDKYDTINQKLTFDVDNELYVKNANKEKVYSEGICRTPLMNEPRTATRYSDIDYMLLGLMVEKVTGKDLNTFLKETFWNPMGLDHITYNPLDNGFTKDDCAATELRGNTRDGIVDFPGVRTKNYSGGSS